In the Dryobates pubescens isolate bDryPub1 chromosome 21, bDryPub1.pri, whole genome shotgun sequence genome, one interval contains:
- the ASB10 gene encoding ankyrin repeat and SOCS box protein 10, producing MHMLVLRGQEPAAAPLRAGCLRTCSFLLCHPGSLRDNRPPVWGDHWKRSQHVRLWCHRGGHSLSSVGQGRQDSRLEPLECRDLLVQNALFTGDLEMVQKFFPKNAAINLIIEARGEELRWTCRKLAQSLAEEGSSRFCTGFCGGFGPCIMGSIKGGGDKSREPICTRKVDGPGQAYWQALLTGDQEIVAEILSEPQNNLSPSAVFDTSDLEEWKNYRFNIRGLRLWSLSYEQELTTPLHITASRGYTACLRLLLLRGAAVDFAPGGCTALHEACRAASADCLRLLLDFGADPQAVSEDGYQPLHLCKSPDSIECVQQLLQHGACVNSRTEEEGDTALHIAARHGLTEHVRLLLCHGAELEAENEEGQTPLNAACAQPHQPQDMGRYYQVCQLLVESGASINAADKDRQHPLHLACKNSNAQIVELLLAQGANVNVMNYSGNMALHNVLQTAPYKLEHHPELVVQALLNHGAVRVWPGSLLKVLRYCHSCPRVVEALMNSYDHVRVSEDWVEAVPEEVVQKYPCFYQSLFSLEHRPRSLQHLARCALRTFLEGRLLLVLPQLHLPKALHQFLLLGFEDVLY from the exons ATGCACATGCTCGTGCTGCGTGGGCAGGAGCCCGCTGCTGCCCCGCTCCGAGCAGGCTGCCTGCGGACCTGCAGCTTCCTTCTGTGCCACCCGGGCTCTCTTAGAGATAACCGACCGCCTGTGTGG GGGGATCACTGGAAGCGCTCTCAGCATGTGAGGCTCTGGTGCCACCGTggtgggcacagcctgagcagtgTGGGCCAGGGACGCCAGGACAGCCGCTTGGAGCCACTGGAGTGTCGGGACCTGCTGGTCCAGAATGCACTCTTCACTGGGGACCTGGAGATGGtgcagaagttcttccccaagaATGCAGCCATCAACCTCATCATTGAGGCCAGGGGCGAGGAGCTGCGCTGGACTTGCAGGAAGCTTG cccagagcctggctgaggaaggcagcagcaggttctGCACTGGTTTCTGTGGAGGGTTTGGGCCCTGCATCATGGGCAGCATCAAAGGCGGAGGAGACAAGAGTCGGGAGCCCATCTGCACCCGCAAAGTGGATGGCCCTGGCCAAGCCTACTGGCAGGCCCTGCTGACTGGGGATCAGGAGATTGTGGCTGAAATCCTCAGTGAGCCTCAGAACAACCTGAGTCCCAGTGCTGTGTTTGACACCAGTGACCTGGAGGAGTGGAAGAACTACCGCTTCAACATCCGCGGGCTGA ggctctggtcGCTGAGCTACGAGCAGGAGCTGACCACGCCGCTGCACATCACGGCCAGCCGGGGCTACACCGCCTGCctgcggctgctgctgctccgcgGCGCTGCTGTCGACTTCGCTCCCGGCGGCTGCACGGCGCTGCACGAAGCATGCAGGGCCGCCAGCGCCGACTGTCTGCGGCTGCTGCTCGACTTCGGCGCCGACCCTCAGGCCGTCTCGGAGGACGGATACCAGCCCCTGCACCTCTGCAAGAGTCCAGACTCCATCGa gtgtgtccagcagctgctgcagcatggtGCCTGTGTGAACAGCCGCACGGAGGAGGAAGGCGACACAGCGCTGCACATAGCAGCCCGGCACGGCTTAACGGAGCACGTCCGGCTGCTCCTGTGCCacggggcagagctggaggcagagaaTGAGGAGGGGCAGACACCGCTGAACgctgcctgtgctcagccccaTCAGCCCCAGGACATGGGCCGTTACTACCAggtctgccagctgctggtggagagcGGTGCCAGCATCAATGCTGCAGACAAGGACCGTCAGCACCCACTCCACCTGGCCTGCAAGAACTCAAATGCTCAAATCGTGGAGTTACTGCTGGCCCAGGGTGCAAATGTCAACGTCATGAACTACAGCGGGAACATGGCTCTGCACAATGTCCTGCAAACAGCACCCTACAAGCTGGAGCACCATCCAGAGCTTGTGGTGCAAGCCTTGCTCAACCATGGCGCCGTCCGTGTCTGGCCTGGCTCCCTCCTCAAG GTGCTGCGGTACTGCCACAGCTGCCCGCGTGTCGTGGAGGCCCTGATGAACAGCTATGACCACGTGCGTGTCTCTGAGGACTGGGTGGAAGCGGTGCCAGAAGAAGTTGTGCAG AAATACCCATGTTTCTACCAGTCACTGTTCTCCCTGGAGCACAGACCTCgctctctgcagcacctggCTCGCTGTGCGCTCAGGACCTTCCTGGAGGGCCGTTTGCTTCTggtccttcctcagctgcacctGCCAAAGGCCTTGCACCAGTTCCTGCTGCTTGGCTTTGAGGATGTTCTCTACTAA
- the GBX1 gene encoding LOW QUALITY PROTEIN: homeobox protein GBX-1 (The sequence of the model RefSeq protein was modified relative to this genomic sequence to represent the inferred CDS: inserted 2 bases in 1 codon): MDESRGRHPRPPPRPALPSPPGPARPPRGGAGGRAAPSAAPLRRAEPASGRAGGSSRWAPKPTGGGGRGPGPRRGPXRVGGGPSSPESWCRLSRRRLLAMQRPSGQGTAFSIDSLIGTPPPRSGHLLYTGYPMFMPYRPLVLPQALSHAPLQSGLPPLAPLASFAGRLTNTFCASLGQAVPSMVALTTALPSFSEPPDGFYPPQELPPPRANPDAGCRRGTEGLEPEELPPGGRDKGPPEPPLHFPDPFPGLADGKAYSSDEEKLEVKSSATPCSEREEESSAGDSEEEPFLDGAAAAAGSKAKGKGGPAAEQAPPGSGAGKSRRRRTAFTSEQLLELEKEFHCKKYLSLTERSQIAHALKLSEVQVKIWFQNRRAKWKRIKAGNVSNRSGEPVRNPKIVVPIPVHVNRFAVRSQHQQIEQGARP, translated from the exons ATGGATGAGAGCAGAGGGCGACACCCCCGCCCGCCTCCCCGCCcggccctcccctccccgcccggcccggcccggcccccccgcggcggggcgggcgggcgggcggctCCGAGCGCGGCTCCACTCCGCCGCGCCGAGCCAGCgagcgggcgggcgggcggcagCTCTCGCTGGGCGCCGAAGCCCACGGGAGGCGGCGGGCGTGGGCCGGGGCCACGGCGGGGCCC GCGAGTTGGCGGCGGCCCGAGCTCGCCGGAAAGTTGGTGCCGGCTGAGCCGGCGGCGCCTGCTCGCCATGCAGAGACCCAGCGGCCAGGGGACCGCCTTCTCCATCGACTCGCTCATTGGGACGCCGCCACCACGCTCCGGGCACCTGCTTTACACCGGGTACCCCATGTTCATGCCGTACCGGCCGCTGGTGCTGCCGCAGGCGCTGTCCCACGCGCCGCTGCAGTCGGGGCTGCCGCCGCTGGCCCCGCTCGCCTCCTTCGCCGGCCGCCTCACCAACACCTTCTGCGCCAGTCTGGGCCAGGCCGTGCCCTCCATGGTGGCCCTCACCACcgccctgcccagcttctccgaGCCCCCCGACGGCTTCTACCCGCCGCAGGAGCTGCCCCCGCCGCGCGCCAACCCCGACGCCGGCTGCCGGCGAGGCACCGAGGGGCTGGAGCCGGAGGAGCTTCCTCCGGGGGGGCGCGACAAGGGGCCGCCCGAGCCGCCGCTGCACTTCCCGGACCCCTTCCCCGGCCTGGCAG ACGGCAAGGCGTACAGCTCGGacgaggagaagctggaggtgaaGTCGTCGGCCACGCCGTGCAGCGAGCGGGAGGAGGAGAGCTCGGCAGGCGACAGCGAGGAGGAGCCTTTCCTGGACGGGGCGGCCGCCGCTGCGGGCTCCAAAGCCAAGGGCAAGGGCGGCCCCGCCGCCGAGCAGGCCCCACCGGGATCCGGAGCCGGCAAGAGTCGCCGCCGCCGCACGGCCTTCACCAgcgagcagctgctggagctagAGAAGGAGTTCCACTGCAAGAAGTACCTGAGCCTGACCGAGCGCTCGCAGATCGCGCACGCCCTGAAGCTGAGCGAGGTGCAGGTCAAGATCTGGTTCCAGAATCGCCGCGCCAAGTGGAAACGCATCAAGGCGGGCAACGTCAGCAACCGCTCGGGAGAGCCCGTCCGCAACCCCAAGATCGTGGTGCCCATCCCGGTGCATGTCAACCGCTTCGCCGTgcgcagccagcaccagcaaaTCGAGCAGGGCGCCCGGCCCTGA
- the LOC104298483 gene encoding late histone H2B.L4 translates to MSAGAGKMHGCSPASVDKKSKRKSKKNETYSVYIYKVLKQVHPDTGISSKAMSIMNSFVNDIFERLASEASRLAHYNQRSTISSREVQTAVRLLLPGALAKHAVSEGTKAVTKYTSSK, encoded by the exons ATgagtgcaggagctgggaagatGCATGGTTGTTCTCCCGCTTCTGTGGACAAGAAGTCTAAGAGGAAGTCTAAGAAAAATGAAACCTATTCAGTCTACATCTACAAAGTACTGAAGCAG GTCCACCCAGACACTGGCATCTCCTCTAAGGCCATGAGCATCATGAACTCCTTTGTCAATGACATCTTCGAGCGCCTGGCCTCGGAGGCGTCCCGCCTAGCCCACTACAACCAGCGCTCCACCATCTCCAGCCGCGAGGTGCAGACGGcggtgaggctgctgctgcctggcgcGCTGGCCAAGCACGCCGTCTCCGAGGGCACCAAGGCCGTCACCAAGTACACCAGCAGCAAGTGA